One genomic segment of Macrobrachium rosenbergii isolate ZJJX-2024 chromosome 40, ASM4041242v1, whole genome shotgun sequence includes these proteins:
- the LOC136826196 gene encoding L-threonine 3-dehydrogenase-like isoform X2, whose amino-acid sequence MSNGCPNSVPTHARSLVFIGLERSPPYILEASKIPNELEEGEVLISVELAAICGSDIHTLVGQRSTPHPCVLGHEGCGVVVRSGRPDVQEGDRVTWGISTICGNCLLCSLGLTNKCENQIKCGQVIIKRAALFGSYSTHIRCPAGTPIVTLPPALTPQMAAPVNCPLATMVHAISKIPSIPRPGQPGASVALIQGAGMMGIYAIALLKEAGFSKVYCIDMNRSRLSRAVEFGATPVHPDQDEEIVSPDSVDVVIEACGNKEVLTQGMRTLRVGGTYILVGLVHKDSKLNVLAQTVVTKCLTLIGVHNYTSQHLEEAVKFLSQHHDRYPFSSLMGPIYPLSEFRNAVEGAKSAHFFRVGISPHM is encoded by the exons ATGTCGAACGGGTGTCCCAATTCAGTGCCCACCCACGCCCGAAGCCTGGTCTTCATCGGCTTGGAGAGGTCACCTCCTTATATCTTGGAGGCCTCCAAAATTCCCAACGAATTGGAGGAAGGAGAG GTTCTCATATCGGTGGAACTCGCTGCAATTTGTGGGTCCGATATTCACACTTTAGTGGGCCAGCGATCGACGCCTCACCCATG TGTCCTCGGTCACGAAGGCTGCGGCGTTGTGGTCAGATCGGGGCGCCCAGACGTCCAGGAAGGTGACAGAGTCACTTGGGGTATCTCCACAATCTGCGGGAACTGTCTGCTTTGCTCCCTGGGTCTTACGAATAAGTGTGAGAATCAAATTAAG TGTGGCCAAGTCATCATTAAAAGGGCTGCCCTCTTCGGTTCATACTCGACGCACATCCGATGCCCCGCCGGAACGCCCATCGTCACTCTACCTCCTGCTCTCACGCCCCAGATGGCAGCACCCGTCAACTGTCCCCTGGCCACCATGGTCCACGCAATCTCCAAGATCCCTTCCATACCCAGGCCGGGTCAGCCGGGGGCATCGGTAGCTCTTATTCAG GGTGCTGGTATGATGGGTATCTACGCCATAGCATTGCTTAAGGAGGCTGGTTTCTCCAAAGTCTACTGCATAGACATGAATCGTTCGAGGCTGTCCCGGGCAGTGGAATTTGGGGCGACTCCTGTGCATCCTGACCAAG ATGAAGAGATCGTGTCTCCCGATAGCGTTGACGTTGTTATTGAAGCTTGCGGCAACAAAGAA GTATTAACTCAGGGCATGAGAACGCTGAGGGTGGGAGGCACCTACATCCTTGTTGGCCTAGTACACAAAGATTCCAAACTCAATGTTCTAGCACAAACGGTTGTAACGAAATGCCTCACGTTAATTG GGGTCCATAATTACACAAGTCAGCACCTGGAGGAGGCTGTCAAATTTCTCAGCCAGCACCACGACAGGTACCCGTTCTCTTCGTTAATGGGACCAATTTACCCGCTGTCCGAATTTAGG AACGCCGTGGAAGGAGCCAAGTCAGCACATTTCTTCAGGGTGGGAATCAGCCCGCACATGTGA
- the LOC136826196 gene encoding L-threonine 3-dehydrogenase-like isoform X1: MSNGCPNSVPTHARSLVFIGLERSPPYILEASKIPNELEEGEVLISVELAAICGSDIHTLVGQRSTPHPCVLGHEGCGVVVRSGRPDVQEGDRVTWGISTICGNCLLCSLGLTNKCENQIKCGQVIIKRAALFGSYSTHIRCPAGTPIVTLPPALTPQMAAPVNCPLATMVHAISKIPSIPRPGQPGASVALIQGAGMMGIYAIALLKEAGFSKVYCIDMNRSRLSRAVEFGATPVHPDQAWPNALDPNEEIVSPDSVDVVIEACGNKEVLTQGMRTLRVGGTYILVGLVHKDSKLNVLAQTVVTKCLTLIGVHNYTSQHLEEAVKFLSQHHDRYPFSSLMGPIYPLSEFRNAVEGAKSAHFFRVGISPHM; this comes from the exons ATGTCGAACGGGTGTCCCAATTCAGTGCCCACCCACGCCCGAAGCCTGGTCTTCATCGGCTTGGAGAGGTCACCTCCTTATATCTTGGAGGCCTCCAAAATTCCCAACGAATTGGAGGAAGGAGAG GTTCTCATATCGGTGGAACTCGCTGCAATTTGTGGGTCCGATATTCACACTTTAGTGGGCCAGCGATCGACGCCTCACCCATG TGTCCTCGGTCACGAAGGCTGCGGCGTTGTGGTCAGATCGGGGCGCCCAGACGTCCAGGAAGGTGACAGAGTCACTTGGGGTATCTCCACAATCTGCGGGAACTGTCTGCTTTGCTCCCTGGGTCTTACGAATAAGTGTGAGAATCAAATTAAG TGTGGCCAAGTCATCATTAAAAGGGCTGCCCTCTTCGGTTCATACTCGACGCACATCCGATGCCCCGCCGGAACGCCCATCGTCACTCTACCTCCTGCTCTCACGCCCCAGATGGCAGCACCCGTCAACTGTCCCCTGGCCACCATGGTCCACGCAATCTCCAAGATCCCTTCCATACCCAGGCCGGGTCAGCCGGGGGCATCGGTAGCTCTTATTCAG GGTGCTGGTATGATGGGTATCTACGCCATAGCATTGCTTAAGGAGGCTGGTTTCTCCAAAGTCTACTGCATAGACATGAATCGTTCGAGGCTGTCCCGGGCAGTGGAATTTGGGGCGACTCCTGTGCATCCTGACCAAG cATGGCCAAATGCTCTTGATCCAA ATGAAGAGATCGTGTCTCCCGATAGCGTTGACGTTGTTATTGAAGCTTGCGGCAACAAAGAA GTATTAACTCAGGGCATGAGAACGCTGAGGGTGGGAGGCACCTACATCCTTGTTGGCCTAGTACACAAAGATTCCAAACTCAATGTTCTAGCACAAACGGTTGTAACGAAATGCCTCACGTTAATTG GGGTCCATAATTACACAAGTCAGCACCTGGAGGAGGCTGTCAAATTTCTCAGCCAGCACCACGACAGGTACCCGTTCTCTTCGTTAATGGGACCAATTTACCCGCTGTCCGAATTTAGG AACGCCGTGGAAGGAGCCAAGTCAGCACATTTCTTCAGGGTGGGAATCAGCCCGCACATGTGA